In the genome of Arachis hypogaea cultivar Tifrunner chromosome 9, arahy.Tifrunner.gnm2.J5K5, whole genome shotgun sequence, the window TATATAATATTGCCTAATTATATGGGAGGTCAATGTAGTTTACCCATGTATAAATGGAACTGACAACTTTTAAAAGCTAGACGTTGCAACATGAATCACAAGTTCAGATAGAACTAAATTATTGAAAATGTAATAAAGGTATTCAGTATGCAGTTTAGTATTGATAAACTTTCAGTTTAAGAGTTTAGTACTGTCAAATAATCACATATTACTTGCTGCTTGACCCTTTACATAAATTTTGTAAATAGTTATACCCTAAGAATATCTTTGGATTTCTGTTTAAAATATCAAACCATGTTTAGACAAAAATCTGAGAGAAATCCTTGCCTAAATAAACCATTGTGTGAAggttttcaaatgagaaactaacATGCATTCAGCAGTGTGCCAAGGTCTAATCAAATCACAAtgtaaaagaagaaacaaaaaaaagaaaatatcacaCTGAACAATGTATCAAATTAAACTCTTCAATATGTGAATTTTGTACCCTAATTATAAGAGTATAGATAACCTTGATATCACCAAAGGTTGAAATAACTTGCATAACATATGCAGAAGAAGCTTTCCTATAAATATTAAACTGTATAGAGAATTTTATATACCTCAAAAATGGTCTTCAGTTTGTTCCCAACTACACTGAGATCAGCAGATGTGTCATGATGCATTGCAGACATGTCAGGTGTCCTGCACATCCAACACTCATGGTCATGACATAAAAGTTTGTCCCAACAATAGTAGAATTTCAGATTTGTATTAAAGCATAATGcaaaatccctaaaccctaaaaaccccccATTCTCTTCCATTCAGTTATATTATTCCCTTTAGTTACAGCACACTTTACCCATGCCACGCATCCCACACTCTTCACATAATTCCCAATTACAATTAAGCCCATATAATTATTAATGGATACCTAAGACAAACCAATAGTGAGCAGTATAATAACTATAAACACCTGTAGTTAACTAACTAATCACagttttcatatgaaaattgtaCTGAGTATCGGAGACTTTCATTAGGGATTCAAGGCCTGGACTATCCAAGGTCTACTTTCTTAATGCCCCACAGAAGTTGGAGCCTTCAAACATAAGACATATAAAAAAACATTGGTAAAGCATAATTATGCAATCCCTCTGCATGAGTGCCAGGTGGTAATCTGATAATGGACTCTGATCACTAAACATGGGAAATGAAAGCTGTCATTTTGATAGTTATTACTCTCATGAGAAAACCTTTGATATGTGTATTAACAGAAACTCTCTCAGACTGAAGATACACTAAAAATCACCAGCAACAAACTACCAAGAATCCTACTCCAAATGAGAATGGATGAATGTCAGTGTATAAGGTTCCCCTCTTAGTTTCTGTTATGATGgctatgaaaacttgaaaatctCTCCATAAGCTTTACAACTAACTGTAAAGATCTCTCATCTAGCCACATTTCCTATTTCATTATTAAGAAAGTACCAAACCTAGAAGGATCCTTCTATATCCAGTAGACACGACAAAAACATTCTTTTGCACATTTCCTATTTCATTAAAAAACGCAATCACTCTCTTCCAAAGTGAGTCACAGATCGTTGCTTTAATGGCTAAATGCTTACCCCAACAGCAATTTCAGAATAAATAATGAGAAACCACAAATTCTATTCCTTCCTATTATAGTTTTGCTTGTTCTTTCGAATCAGCGAATCATTTATATTTAGGAGCAGAATGGGTGTGTCACTGATGTACAACTTATGCTTTCAAATGTTCATTGTTCATTGTTCATTATAAACAAAGCATGCAATAAGTGTCTATTTGTTCAAATTTAACTATTGATATCAGAAGCAAGTTTCaaggtgaatgttatttgagCAGGtggagagaaaaggaaaagagacaCAACAGAAAGAAAATTAATTGGATAAACTGGATCCCAGTAATAGAAAGGCTAATTTTAAACCTTAATGTGAACGGAACTTTCAACTTTGGAGGAACGGTGTCCCCGAAAAAGGAAGCTTCTTCAGCCATTTTACATAGCACTCTTCGAACAATATCTCCCAAATACATACCAGAAATTATCTTCTCATAAACCTGGAAATTAGAAATGAACAGACAAGTGATATAACCCCCTTTGTCAAGGCAGatattatggaatttagaaagaACATGAATTCACCTGTTCACCAGGGTTTAAACTCTCCATATCTAATGCATGATCAAACTCGGTTAAGGGAAGATGTGAAGACCGGAAATTTCCCCACTCCATGTTAATAACCTGCAGCCATCTCATATGAATTCAGAGAGGTTGGAATGTTTATTCTACCGTTCATATCAGATAATCTATAGCCATCTTACACTAAAGAAAAGTAAGACAGAAACTGGTTACCATTTCTCCGGACTTGGGCAAAAGGCCATGCCATTTTGGTATTGCTTGAGCACGCTCCACATATGCTGCATTTGTTCCAGTACCTAAAATAACAGCAGCAATGACATCTTTGTCTGTGTATCGACCTCCAGCTAATGTTCCAACTGTATCATTGACCTAGTATACACAATGAAAATAAGTACATACTGAAAAAAAATGCCACAAACAGAAATTTGACTTTGGAACACTAAAAATTTTCAGAATAAACAAAACTCTTGAGAATGAATGTCATACGAGAGTCCAAAACTTCAATTACCAGAGCTGTTACACGCATATCAAGACCTTGCTTCTCCATGGCTTTTGTCAATTCTGCCACAATATCCTTACCAACCTATtcaaacaacacaaaaaaaaaaaagtataaatgcAGAGATAAGCTATGTCCCTCGATAAAATCTCCTAATGCCTTTATGCACTAAGCATGAGTTACTCCACATAAACAAGTTACTCTACACCTTGAACCACCTAAGGAGGGCATTCTACCACGTTTTTAACAATAAGATACCTTATACATGGAAAAGTCAGAGACTATACACAGGCAATGTAAACTTTCAGCCACTTCTTTAAGAAATAAGTGGAAAGAAATACAAGACTTAAACAGAAAAGTGATCAAACTAACTATTTTTGATAGATGAACTGACACTTGACATTCAGAACAAGAAGGAAATAAATTTTGGGACCTCATGAACATATCCTCAGTAACTTATGTAATGTAGTAAGATAATATGATGATTATTATTAACAAATTTATTATATCAACTTGTGATGTAACTGTAAATTCAAAGTTGGGGAGTCAGAATTGAGGATTTAGAACCTAATCATTAATAAATCATATCCACAAAGTGCCATAATATACAGCAAGAAGATTCGACTTGAAATGAAGTAAATGAAAGAAAAGGAATCAGGATGTGGTATTAACTGTATCATCTATGGAGAAGCCTTTTGTCCACTTTATAAGGTTCCCAGAATCAATTGATGTTTGCATGACAGGGAAGGAAAAGGTGAAACCTAGTTCCCTCTGTCTACCAGGATGAATTTGAAAATCTGGTCCTTCTTCGGCAACAAATTTTGCAAGTTTTGATGCAATATATTCAAATAGTGCCTGCATCAGAGTTTGTTTAAACTTTTTGGTCATTGTTTCTCAAAAGACTTGCACAAAGAAATTAACAATTGTTAAGGTAACACAAAGGACTCACACTTGATGATCCAACCATCAACTTAGGTGGAATTGACACCTCAGTAAATTCTTGACTAACAATACCACCTCCCTTTCCCCCCAGTTGCACACGTAATACACGAAAGTTAGTTCCTCCAAGGTCCAATGCATAAAATAGTCCTTCCTCATCCCTAAAAAAAGGGAGGGATGCATCAAATCAGTGCTCATTCGCTGTCTCCATAGTTTTAAAATGTTGAAGAAcaactaaaaaagaaaattttgacaATGCAAATGGATTTACATtcatcaaaagaacaagaactcGAAACAAATAAAAACCAgtcaaaaaccaaaaacaaagaaaaataaaaaatgtgtttCAGTCTAGTCCATGAACAAAAAACAGTCAAAAATGTATGCGtacatatttgtatataaaacaGACCCTCCATTCAAAAACATCTCTCAGTTTGAATGACTTAGAAAATCTGTTACATTTATATTCCATGTAATATTGGTGTAAATTTTAATCCATATACATTGCATTGTTAATGTTACATTGCCTTATAGAAGTATATGTTTAATATTACATTGCCTTCCATTTCTCTCTCTACCACTCTTCATTAATCCTCAAACCAATGCCAAAATGCCACTGTGACACACAAAAAAGTACAAAACTTCCGTTCCAAAACATCTATTATCACTTTGAAAATCTTATACATTCATAACTCAATGTAATATTAATGTAAATTGCATCCAAATAATTAAACACACTAATAGACCAAGTTTTCAAATTGACAGCTATTTTGAAACCTTATATTTTCATCCAACATT includes:
- the LOC112709966 gene encoding hexokinase-2; translated protein: MGRVVVVAAVIGVATAVAVAAVVGRRFVRKWRRRAKALAIVKEVEEKCATPIAKLRQVADAMTVEMHAGLASEGGSKLKMLITYVDNLPTGDEEGLFYALDLGGTNFRVLRVQLGGKGGGIVSQEFTEVSIPPKLMVGSSSALFEYIASKLAKFVAEEGPDFQIHPGRQRELGFTFSFPVMQTSIDSGNLIKWTKGFSIDDTVGKDIVAELTKAMEKQGLDMRVTALVNDTVGTLAGGRYTDKDVIAAVILGTGTNAAYVERAQAIPKWHGLLPKSGEMVINMEWGNFRSSHLPLTEFDHALDMESLNPGEQVYEKIISGMYLGDIVRRVLCKMAEEASFFGDTVPPKLKVPFTLRTPDMSAMHHDTSADLSVVGNKLKTIFEIQDSSLESRKVVIELCNIIATRGARLAAAGMLGILKKLGKDTLNDSEGQRFVIAMDGGLYEHYDAYSKCLEDTVAELLGEVVSQNIVIQHSMDGSGIGAALLAASHSQYLEG